The Aequorivita sublithincola DSM 14238 genome window below encodes:
- a CDS encoding T9SS type A sorting domain-containing protein has protein sequence MQHIECYNIDGKLIFSEVFEESNKEFNISNSNSGLYILKLSSSKETYYQKLVKE, from the coding sequence TTGCAGCATATAGAATGTTACAATATTGATGGAAAATTAATTTTTAGTGAAGTTTTTGAAGAATCAAATAAGGAATTCAATATTTCTAACTCAAATTCGGGACTATACATTTTAAAATTAAGTTCTTCAAAGGAAACCTATTATCAAAAGCTCGTAAAAGAATAA
- a CDS encoding LamG domain-containing protein produces the protein MKTIQIKFKTLLFALLVGIAFTSCSKDDEQSINSNLNLDQIQGSWTRVGGNQPANNGMKINVSGNSGVITYKAPGNSVELQIGDVKWKDIVAQDETNYRYEELGSNGSYYPSSLTFGVDDTLRISVDAAPGAGYIQKWVQNPSPVSQINDGLVAFYSFCGNANDESNNNNNATIFGATLTEDRYGNSDKAYLFDGINDYMEVENSQSLENLNSQMSMSVWFNTTEYYYTGKGWASLLAKSGNSTSLDSRQFSLFYNDDGDIYFNNDVVGNFSFDLDQWYNLTLTYDSGTVKTYVDGVLINDIAGIEPVVSNQLSLMIGYDTPGVTEYYNGILDDIRIYNRILSESEVTRLTNEDLGCSI, from the coding sequence ATGAAAACAATTCAAATTAAATTCAAAACCCTTTTATTCGCACTTTTAGTGGGCATCGCATTTACCAGTTGTAGTAAAGATGATGAGCAAAGTATTAATTCGAATCTCAATCTTGACCAGATTCAAGGATCATGGACCAGAGTTGGTGGAAATCAACCTGCGAACAACGGAATGAAAATTAATGTTTCAGGAAACTCAGGCGTAATAACATATAAAGCACCTGGTAATAGCGTTGAGCTTCAAATAGGTGATGTAAAATGGAAAGACATCGTTGCACAAGATGAAACAAATTACAGATATGAAGAACTGGGGAGTAATGGAAGTTATTATCCATCCTCTCTAACATTTGGGGTTGACGATACACTCAGAATATCTGTAGATGCGGCACCAGGTGCTGGATATATACAAAAATGGGTGCAAAATCCTAGTCCCGTCAGTCAAATAAATGATGGCTTAGTTGCATTCTATTCATTCTGCGGAAATGCAAATGATGAAAGTAACAACAATAACAATGCAACAATATTTGGAGCAACCCTAACTGAAGACAGATATGGTAATTCCGACAAAGCCTATTTGTTTGATGGTATCAACGATTATATGGAAGTCGAGAATTCGCAAAGCCTTGAAAACTTAAATTCACAGATGAGTATGTCTGTTTGGTTTAATACAACTGAATATTACTACACGGGAAAGGGTTGGGCAAGTTTATTAGCAAAATCTGGAAATTCGACTTCTTTGGACTCAAGACAATTTTCATTGTTCTACAATGACGATGGCGATATATATTTTAATAATGATGTAGTTGGAAATTTTTCATTTGATTTAGATCAATGGTACAATCTAACGCTAACCTATGATTCAGGAACTGTAAAAACATACGTAGATGGTGTTTTGATTAATGATATTGCTGGAATAGAGCCTGTAGTATCCAATCAATTATCCTTAATGATTGGATATGATACACCAGGAGTTACAGAATATTATAATGGAATATTAGACGATATTCGTATTTATAACAGAATTCTCAGCGAGAGCGAAGTTACACGATTAACAAATGAGGACTTAGGTTGCAGCATATAG
- a CDS encoding LytR/AlgR family response regulator transcription factor, with translation MTKVIIIDDEMHCTNVLESLIEKTHADYTITGIFTNPLHGLEFIKKNPPDLLFLDIEMPNMNGFTLLDNLLPIDFDVIFTTAYDQYAIKAFRYSAINYLLKPINEKEIVKALSNWEKRRKKTSGKQWQLFQGYLKDSGKECSQIALPTGVGYKIVEIENIVRCQSDSNYTNIFCKDKNKILISRTLKEIEELLQDHGFLRVHQSHLINPQFVQGILKHHGGSLIMQDDTEVPVSRQKSKQINEILETMLRFK, from the coding sequence ATGACAAAAGTGATAATAATTGACGACGAAATGCACTGCACAAACGTGTTAGAAAGTTTAATTGAAAAAACACATGCGGACTATACCATTACTGGCATTTTCACCAACCCATTGCACGGATTGGAATTTATTAAAAAAAACCCGCCAGATTTATTATTCCTAGATATTGAAATGCCAAATATGAATGGGTTTACATTGCTGGATAACCTACTTCCAATAGATTTTGATGTTATATTCACTACAGCTTATGACCAATATGCTATAAAGGCATTTCGCTATAGTGCTATCAACTATTTACTGAAACCTATAAATGAAAAGGAAATTGTAAAAGCACTTTCAAACTGGGAAAAAAGACGCAAAAAAACCAGTGGTAAACAGTGGCAATTATTTCAGGGTTACTTGAAAGATTCAGGCAAGGAATGTTCGCAAATAGCATTACCAACAGGAGTAGGTTATAAAATTGTGGAAATAGAGAATATTGTTCGTTGCCAGTCTGATAGTAATTACACCAATATTTTTTGTAAAGATAAAAACAAGATTTTGATCAGTAGAACATTAAAGGAAATTGAAGAACTATTACAAGATCACGGTTTTTTAAGAGTACACCAATCCCACTTGATAAATCCACAATTTGTACAAGGAATTTTAAAACACCACGGTGGCAGTTTAATTATGCAAGATGATACTGAAGTTCCAGTTTCCAGGCAGAAATCTAAACAAATCAATGAAATTTTGGAAACCATGCTTCGGTTTAAATAA
- a CDS encoding histidine kinase → MSLLNNEEVEVLRTDPKTTFEEIQTKTGWKQYNLNYNATSKTAIWLKFQIENRSDDTLHNYLYSKNHVTTIFQQNGNAFKKWKDGIFVPLSKDTDKATDFFTELTLAPFQKSQIYVKLKTYHQPRVNSYPTLYSGKGYIKYSRSGNKNQTNTIAFIYFYTISLLTIILFTVVFWLRMSAKLYLYYLGYLFFQLLYGLIILGRTAGPIGNVFQYFPKLAYNLNEPIQFAFIGFYIFFINHLLTIKKYNKSLARVLKYFGYVCFLYAIAYIFSTYYFHDKYLNGLLFSIVRIIILPLNLALFVWILLKVKHPLLIFFILGQSFFFIAAALASYVGSSAFHYDSESIVAFTEAPNIIFQIGLLIEVYCFSLALGHNVFLLQKEKEDTSYRLIVQLRENQTLQETMNRELDEKINEKTDELIQLYSEIEMEKEQKIKNDFNQKIRETEMIALRSQMNPHFIFNSLSAIKHLMMTFRKDDAIAYLDDFSSLLRGILQNSNLKKITVEEELEILELYLSLEKNRMGKEFEYNIYFSSREELSQFNIPPLLLQPIVENAIWHGLHPSLKFKKNLTIIFETSEDLKIIIEDNGIGRKESSKKKKLHNSMGSTIVQDRLTLYNHLNDHSIHLKTTDLEEDENALGTRITLTYQY, encoded by the coding sequence TTGTCTTTATTAAATAATGAGGAAGTTGAAGTACTCCGAACCGACCCAAAAACAACTTTTGAAGAGATTCAAACAAAGACTGGATGGAAACAATATAATTTAAATTATAACGCTACTTCAAAAACCGCTATATGGTTAAAGTTTCAAATTGAAAACCGTAGCGATGATACACTTCACAACTATCTGTATAGTAAAAATCACGTTACTACAATCTTTCAGCAAAATGGAAATGCTTTCAAAAAATGGAAAGATGGAATTTTCGTGCCATTGTCCAAAGACACTGATAAAGCAACAGATTTTTTCACAGAACTAACATTAGCACCTTTTCAAAAATCACAGATTTACGTAAAATTAAAAACGTATCACCAACCTCGAGTAAATAGCTACCCTACATTATACAGCGGAAAAGGTTATATAAAGTATTCACGAAGTGGCAATAAAAACCAAACGAACACGATTGCATTTATCTATTTTTATACCATATCCTTATTAACCATAATACTTTTTACCGTAGTATTCTGGTTGCGAATGTCTGCTAAACTTTACTTGTATTATTTAGGATATTTATTTTTTCAACTTTTATATGGCTTGATAATTCTTGGAAGAACCGCAGGACCAATAGGAAATGTTTTTCAGTATTTTCCAAAACTCGCTTATAATTTAAATGAGCCGATTCAATTTGCTTTTATAGGGTTTTATATCTTTTTCATTAATCATTTGCTCACAATAAAAAAGTATAATAAGTCATTAGCACGAGTGCTCAAATACTTTGGATATGTTTGTTTTTTATATGCCATCGCCTATATTTTTTCCACCTATTATTTTCACGATAAATATTTAAATGGACTACTATTTTCAATAGTTAGAATAATTATTCTTCCCTTGAATTTGGCTTTATTTGTTTGGATACTTCTTAAAGTGAAACATCCGTTGTTAATCTTTTTCATATTAGGTCAATCATTCTTTTTTATAGCAGCTGCATTGGCATCCTATGTTGGTTCTTCTGCTTTTCATTATGATTCTGAAAGCATAGTAGCTTTTACGGAAGCCCCAAACATTATTTTTCAGATTGGTTTATTAATAGAGGTATATTGTTTTTCGCTTGCATTGGGTCATAATGTTTTTCTACTCCAAAAAGAAAAAGAAGACACTTCTTACAGACTAATTGTCCAATTACGAGAGAACCAAACCTTACAGGAAACAATGAATCGTGAACTTGATGAGAAGATAAACGAAAAGACAGATGAACTTATTCAACTCTATTCCGAAATAGAAATGGAGAAAGAGCAGAAAATAAAAAACGATTTCAACCAAAAAATTAGAGAAACTGAGATGATCGCTCTGCGCTCCCAGATGAACCCTCATTTCATTTTTAACAGTCTGAGTGCAATAAAACACTTAATGATGACCTTTAGAAAGGATGATGCAATTGCTTATCTGGATGATTTTTCCAGTTTGCTTCGAGGAATTTTGCAAAACAGCAATCTTAAAAAAATTACGGTTGAAGAAGAGTTAGAGATTTTAGAATTATATCTCTCATTAGAAAAAAATAGAATGGGAAAGGAATTTGAATACAACATATACTTTTCTTCTAGGGAGGAACTTTCTCAATTCAACATTCCACCATTGCTATTGCAACCTATAGTAGAAAACGCCATCTGGCACGGATTGCATCCTAGTTTAAAATTTAAAAAGAACTTGACCATTATTTTTGAAACTTCAGAAGATTTAAAGATCATAATTGAAGATAACGGAATAGGAAGAAAGGAAAGTTCCAAAAAGAAAAAACTACATAATTCTATGGGTTCCACCATTGTTCAAGACCGATTGACACTTTATAACCATCTAAACGATCATTCCATACATCTAAAAACAACGGATCTTGAGGAAGACGAAAACGCTTTAGGAACCAGAATCACACTAACCTATCAATATTAA